In Shewanella glacialimarina, the genomic stretch ATCGCCATACCCACTTTCTGAACCTGTTTGGGTTCAAGGTGCTTTAAAATTGACGCCGCATCTGCTTCGCTTAAACTCAGCAATAAAATCGCCGTTTTTTCAATTCCAGATATGGACTCAGAATCAAAACCGACTTTCTCAGCTTTTTCTTTTTTATCTGTTTTATTATCAGCCATTGTCTTGTAACCAATTTTTAATTACTTGAGTAGATAGTTCCGGCTCATTTGCAACCAGTGCCCTAATAGCCTTAATCATATCATCATCTTTATGTAAATTCGGAATAAGAATTGAACCATCATCAGCATAGCTGTATTCAGCATCTTTGGTATTTAACATGCCTAGCGTATCGGCAGCATATTGATCTTCAATTTCAGCAAGTTCATGCCCTAAACGAACATCATCGGGCATATTAACACCATCAGGGTTAACAAGGCGCTTAAGCATAGGGCGCACTACCGTAAGAATAAGAACTAAAACCACTAATGCACCTAGCACCAGTTTAATTGCACGCCAAAACCAAGGTTCTTCCCACATATCAGGAGCAGGCAGTTCTTCTAAAAGCTGATCCATAAACGGCACGGTTACCACTTCAAGCGCATCACCACGTTGGCTACTAAAGCCTACTGCACCTTCCAGCAACCGACGAATGTTAGTTAACTCTTGTTCCGTACGCGCAACCCGGCTAACTTGGCCATCTTCACCCGCCTCTCCAGGTTTAAAGTCGATTGCCACGGACACACTCACTCGACGAACTTGCCCCACTTGCTGGCGGGTATGGCTAATTGTCGTGTCATAGTCAAAATTACGGGTGGCTTCTCGATGAGTATCCGATGATTTTGATGATGCTGCCGCACCGCCGCCTGCTTCAATAGGAATATCAGCCTCCATAGGAGGTTGATTAGTTAGCGCACCTGGTATGCCACCTACACTTCCACCAGATGATTTACTTTCAATAGTCATCTCACTGCTCAATGCAGGCAAATCAGGATCGTAACGTTTTGAGGTTTGCTCTATCGCAGTAAAGTCCATACTGACATCGACCTGAGAGGTGTAGTTTTCAGGACCAAGAATAGGCATAAGAATTGAATCTATCTTTTTACGGTATTCGGCTTCTTTTTGTTGCACTAACTCAAGTTCACGACGGGCACGTGCTGACACCCCATCTTGACTGCCTGAATTAAGTAATCTTCCATTAGAATCAGTTACTGTCACGCGCGAAGGTTCAAGACCTTGTACAGCGGACCCTACGATATCAACAATAGCGTCGACTTCTTCTTGGCCTAGGCCGCCTCGACGCACATTGACTACAACAGTAGCACTTGGCTTAGATGCGTTACGGGCAAAAACATTTTCTTTAGGCAGTGCAAGAATTACTTTGGCACGGCTAATACTTTTTAATTCTTCAATAGCACGGGCAAGATTTAACTCTTGGCTGTGCTTTAATCGCGCTTGCTCCATACGCTGACTCACCCCAAAGCCACTATCCTGGCTTAAGTAGTCATCATTTTTGGCACTACTCTCGACTCCAGCACGACTTAACAGCAGTTTAACGTCTTGGTATTGATCTTCAGGAACCTTAACAACATCAACACTGATTTGGTATTTAATATTATTTTTATCAAGTACATCCAGTACCTGGATCATTTCAGCGGTTTCCATTTTACCCAATGGACGATACTCAGGCTCCTGTGCCCACATCATAATAAAAACAGCTAGGGCTAAACACACTGCCAACGCCAAAATCATAGTGATTTGACGCATCATGTCTGCCCCGCCCACATTGCTCAACAAGCCAGACTTATTCTCTTGCTGAATACCGGCATCAACTGCCGCATCTGAACCTACCATTATGTCTGTGCTCACAATATGCCCCTACTTTTATACTGCTTTAATAACGTCTTTCTGATGCAAGTTATACCGGCATACTCATGATTTCTTTATAAGCTTCTACCAGTTTATTTCTGACTTGCACAGTCGCTTCAAATGCTACGCCTGATTTTTCGCGCGCAATGACGGTGTCAGATAAGGTCACAGTTGAGTCCCCCATATCAAGACGAGTCGCTAAACTTGAAGATGATTTCTGTAAACCACTCACATGGCCGACAGCTTGGGATAACAACTGGCCAAAATCTGACCCTGAGGTGTTATTCACTTGCTGGATTAGGTTAGGGCTAATACCCGACCCCATGTTCGAACGGCTGGAAGGTGCAATTTCACCACGAAGTGACTGCATTTCTTGAAGTAATGGATTGGCGTTGATCTGCATGCTGAAACTCCCATTCGTCGAATATTTGACGATATTTAACTTTCTTAATGGGATAAAGCAATTTGAGTGCCAAGATTAACAGTAAACAAAAAAGCTACGCGGGAATGCGTAGCTTTGATAAAAAATGCTATAAAACAAACACTGTGTGTTCGTAAAAAACAAAACGGCAGTTATGCGGGCAATTGAATTCCCGCATCACGCATTTTAGCCATTTTATAACGTAGCGTGCGTGCACTTATGCCTAATTTTTCAGCGACAAGTTTTCGGCTACCATGACATTGAGTTAGGGTTTCAAGAATAATCACATGCTCTTGCGCTTGCAATTCACCGCCAAGACCTTCAACTTCAAAAGGTTTTTCGATACTGTCAATATCTGTGTGTAAAGCCACATCTGCCGAATCAATAATAATATCTTGCCCGTTGATCTCGCCACCATTGCTTAAAATAAGCGCCCTTTGAATAACATTATCAAGCTCACGCACGTTACCAGGCCAACGATGGGCTAATAATCGTCTAGTCGCTACCTCACCTAAAGTAGGTATAGGATTGATATTAAATGCTTTAGCATGTTTAACCAGTAAATGTCTGGCTAACGGTAAAATATCAGCAGGACGCTGATAAAGTGCTGGCCAAGTTAATGGAAACACATTAATCCGGTAATATAGATCTTCTCTAAATTCACCTGAATTGATAATGGCTTTTAAATCACGATTTGAGGTGGCTAATACACGCACATCAAGTTTAATCGTTTTACGACTGCCTAATCGTTCCACTTCGCGTTCTTGTAAAACACGCAACAGCTTTGCTTGTAAACCCAGTTCCATTTCAGATATTTCATCAAGCAGCAAAGTGCCACCTTGGGCCTGCTCAAACTTACCTGGACATGCTTGATATGCACCTGTAAACGCCCCCTTTTCATACCCAAATAGGGTCGCTTCCAGCATATTTTCAGGGATAGCAGCACAATTGATGGCAATAAAAGGCGCATCTTTACGACTACTATGATGATGAATATAGCGCGCTAGCACTTCTTTACCAGAACCGCTGGGACCTAAAATCATCACTGAAGCATCTGATATCGCCACACGTTGGGCTAACCCTAACAACGCGAGACTTTTTTCATCGGCAACAATAGGTTGGTTAGTATTTTGCTTCTGCGGCAAATATCTTGATACCTGATTAAGCAAAACTTCAGGCGCAAAAGGTTTAGCTAAATAGTCAACAGCTCCCAATTTAATGGCACTAACCGCACTATCAATAGTGGCATAAGCTGTCATCAACAATAGCGGTAATTTGGGCTGAGCTTGCTGCAAATAGGTCAGCAGACCTAAACCGCCAATACCTTCCATTTGGACATCGCTGATGACTAAGTCAAAATGTTGTGCTTTTAACGCGATAATCGCATCTTCTGCACAGCTAACATCAACACATTCATAATGCGCCAACAATAATGTATCAAGTAATGCTTCACGTAAATCAGCATCATCTTCAACGAGTAATAGTTTTGCTTCAGACATGATTACCCTCCTGCGACTGACTATTCAATACCGAATCTTTAGACATCGGAAAACTTAATCGCACCTGACAACCCATTTGCGGTTTACATGATAATTGAATGTTACCACCATGGTTACGCACCACAGATTGCACAACAGCTAAACCTAACCCAGTCCCCTGTGCTTTAGTGGTAAAAAAAGGCTCGAGCACTTGTTGCTGCATTTGAGGGTCTAGTCCTTTACCATTATCAATCACATCAATAATGACATTACCTTCAGCTTCAGTGGCGCAAATTTTAATTTTGGTTGCACCGGCCTCGATACTATTCATCACTAAATTATTCACTGCAGAACTTAACGCATCGCGATTAGCATATAAACTGGCATCGGTTGAGCATTGCTGGAATATCTCACAGGATTTTTTGTTGGCAATCACTTCACAATTAGCCATAACAATATTGATAATATCAGATACTGCTACGTTATCCGCTTTCGCATCTTGACGCCCTTTGGCCATCAAAAGCATATCGTTTACTTGACGCTCTAACTCATTTAAACGATCAACCAGTTTTGATTGAAAGCGAGTTCTTGAAGGCTCTGCTAGTTTAGTGTTACCTAAATTTGAGGCATAAAGTAGCGCGGCTGATAGCGGTGTTCGAATTTGATGAGCTAAAGTTGCCACCATTTTACCAAGCGCCGATAAACGCTGTAAGTGGGATAAATTTTTCTGTAGTAAACGCGTTTCAGTTAGATCAGTTAATACAATCAACTGACCGGGTTCTGGAGTTAATGGCGTAATAGCCAACTTAACTCGACGTCCATTTTTCAATGACACTTCGTGGCCATCATCATCTTGGGGTGAAAAAGCGCGATTAATAATATCAAACCAACGTAACCCCTGAAGCGGTCGGCCAAGCAGCTCTGCCGCCATAGGGTTAGCGAGTGTCACCACACCATCACCGTTAATAATAACGACACCAGACGGTAGCGCCTGAAGAATATGCGCCATTTGATTTGACATATTGGCAGCCTCTTTCACATGGGCAAACTGACTTCGGGTCAATTTACTGTCATGAAGGTATTCTGCTGAGGTGTCCACTCGCAAAGAAGCTACAGCAGATTGTTGCAGCAAATATTGAGTTTGCTGAAAATCTGTTGAATTTTGCTGGGTTACAGCGTGTGCAATTAGCATAGTGACTCCGTCAAAAGAACGACATTTAACGGGTTACTGCATTTAGTATGCCAAAATACGAAAAAAATAAAGCACACCTTTGGAGGGTATGCTTTATCAGTTAATACTCACTGTACATAAAGGTGACTATTCTTTACCCATACCGTATTTTCGCATTTTTTCTACCAGGGTAGTGCGACGAATCCCCAACATTTCAGCGGCTCTAGCAACCACATTATCTTGTAATTCTAACGCCTGACGGATCATATCTATTTCAAGCTCTGCCAATAAATCTTTAAGGTTGACGCCTTCAGGCGGTAACTCTGTAGGAAAGCGTGTGTCAGGGAGTTCAATGGGCTCATCATCATTAAAAATAGACGCTAATGCATCACGCTCTAATTGCTCTTCACTTATCTCAACACAGTATTCTGGTACATCAATATAGCGATATTTATTAGGTAAATCGTTTACATCAACTAATCCACCAGGAAATAAAATAGTCAATCGCTCGACTAAATTAGACAATTCGCGAACGTTTCCAGACCAAGTGTGCTCTTTTAATGACTCAATAGCACGCTGGGTAAACCTCACTTTACCTCGGCCTTCATTAAAGACTCGACTAACCAATTCTTGCAATAACAATGGCACATCATCACGACGTTCAGACAATGCAGGCATTTCAATTGGAAAGACGTTCAGGCGATAATATAAATCCTCACGGAATTCATTCTCAGAAATCATGGTCTCTAAATCACGATGCGTTGCCGCGACGACACGCACATCCGTTTTGATTGTTTTACTGCCGCCAACACGTTCAAATACTCGTTCTTGCAGAACACGCAATAGTTTCACTTGCATTTGCAGTGGCATATCGCCAATTTCATCAAGAAATAGCGTGCCACCTTCAGCTAACTCAAAGCGACCTTTACGTGATGATATTGCCCCGGTAAAAGAGCCTTTCTCATGGCCAAATAACTCACTTTCTAGTAACTCTGGCGGTATCGCACCGCAGTTAACCGGTATAAACGGTCCGTCACGACGTTCTGATATGTAATGAATATTACGGGCAACCACTTCTTTGCCTGTACCAGATTGGCCAAGCACTAAAACCGTGGCATCAGAACCTGCAACTTGGCTAATTAAGTGTCGCACATTGGCTATACCCTGACTGCGACCAACAAGACTGCGAAATAATTTAGTTTGATTACCACTGGTAGGAGCTTGCTCTTTTTTAGCTTGACCGAACACCTGACAAAAATGCAGTAATTCAGTTAGTTGTGGATAATTAATCGGTTCTTCTATTACACCAAGAATACTGGACGCTTCAATAGCGGTATTGCCCAATAGTAATAGTGGCTGCCAAGGCGCTATTGCTGCAATATTTTTAACACTATCAAGCCCTACCACATCGGAGTCTATAACAATGGCGCGGTATCTTGATTCTTCTATCAAAGGTAACAAAGCGTCAACGGTTAAAATGTCACATTGCTCACCTAAGAATTCAAAAATGCAGCACAGGCGAGTTACACGCTCGGAGAGGGTACCGACAATTAAAATTCGTTGTTCAATTTGCATCATTCAGAGGGCCAAAGCTTATTATAAGTGTAAAAAATCCTGAGCCATTATTACGCGTTTAATAATAAAACCAAAGGACAAAATGGTCACAGTAAGTGACAAATGTTAAACAAAACATTAATTATAACCATAAAATGTCTATCCGAAGATGATTTTCTCGTTTAGAGGACTAATTGTTTCGCTTATGGGGTTAATTTTTCATTTACAGTACTAAATATGAATTAACCCCGAACCAGAAGCAAGTGCTTCAACGGCTAAATCATTATCTAAACTCATATTAGTGCACAATTGCTGATAATTCATGCAATACAATGTATTTTTTATAAAAATATAAAAAAACGCCATTGAGATTTGCTCAATGGCGTTTAAATCTGTCACAGCATACCTGAATAAAACTAGCTTGCTTCAGAAGTTAGATGATGATCACTTTGTGGAATAGCATCCCAACCTTCTTTAAGTGTCCTTAAAACACTGACAGCATCATCAATAGACTGAGTATCGTTTTTCAAATTCGCTTCGGTGACTTTTATTAAAATAAAGTCATACAATTGACTAAGATTTCCAGCAATTTCACCACCAGCTTCCATATTTAAACTATTATTTAAACCGTTAACGATACCAATAGCTTTGCCGATAAACAGACCTTTATTTTCCATATCACCATTTTCAATGGCATAGCGACTTTGAGCAAGTCTTTCCAAGCCACCGGCAAACATCATCTGAATAATACGATGTGGCGAAGCAACTGATATTTCACTGTCAATCGAAACCTTACGGTATGACTGTAAAGAACTTCTCATAATAACCTACCTATTTGCATCAATGTTTTGATAAACTTTAATTTGTCGTTGATGAGTGCTTTTTAAATTTAATAAGTTTTGTCGATGGGACATTATTTTAGAAGCCCTGTTCACAAAGTCATTAGTGACTAATAGCTGTTCTGATAAATAAGCAGCAAATGTGTCATCGACAGCATCATTAATCATTGAATCAATATATAATTGACGCTCTCCTATACACTCAAGCAATAATGATACCAACTTATCAGACTGTTCATCTTCAGCAGGCATATTATCAATTTGATTTAACGTATCTTCAATAGTGTCGTTAATCAGTTTAAGTTTAGAGTGCAATCAATCATTCCTTTTATGTTCGAACGACGCCAGGTAGCGAATTGAGCCTATCTGATAAACCAGAACTTTGTTGATTTAATTGTGCAACAATCAAATCCATAGCATTAAACTGTTTAAGCAATCGAGCTTGTAACTGTTCCATTTTCAAACTAAATGCAGTTCTTTGATCTGTTAGCCGACTTGATTGCTCTGTATAAGAATTTTTGCGGCCATCAATCACACCGCCAGCTTTAGTATAGGTCTGAACCAGATCATCAAATTTATGTGCTAAACCTGTATTTTCAGTAGAAAAAACACCCTCAACTAACGACATGTTATTATTAATAGCGTCGGTTAAACGGGTATTATCAATATTGAGTTTACCTTTATTATCTGTCGATATTCCTAACTCATATAAAGCAGACTCTATACCATCAACACTGACTCTTTCACTAACCGTCTTTCTAAGCTGGGACTCTAATGAACGAACCATAGAATCACCTTGTAAAGCTGATGCGGTTTTTGTTTCGGCATCATATGAAGATAACTTATCTATAGAGGAGATAAGAGTATTGTAAGCATTAACAAACTCTTCAATATTCTTCTTTACTGAATCGGTATCTTGTTTAATCGATAGCGTTGAGGTGGCAGCTATATCAGCCTTCGTTAGGTCAAGTGTGACACCAGTAATAGCATCATCAACAGTATTACTTTGAGAGGTTAACTTTTGACCATCGATGTAAATAATAGAATTGGCTGCAGTTTGAAGTTCTTCAAGATTAGCGCCATTAAACATATCGCTTAACCCTGTACCACTGGTATCTGTTGCAGACATGGTAATTTGATTATCGGTGCCAGAGTCATTGGCGGTAAAAACGAGGCGGCTACCAGCATCACTTTTAACCACAGTCGCAGTTATACCTGCATTATCTGAAGCATTATTAATTTTTGATGCTATAGCGGAAAGCGTATCAGCGGGATCGACAGTAACCGAGAAGTTTGCACCATTTACAGATAAATCTAAACTTCCTTGACCAACAGCCTGACTTGGATCGGCTATATTGGCACCAGCAACTTTATGAGAAGCGGCAAGCTGCTCAACCTTTATAGAGTACTTACCTGGTTGTGCATATTGATCAGCCTTAGCGGTAAAAAATGCACTGTCTCCTGTCGATACTGTACGTAAATTTAACAGCGCACCACTTTGTAGTTTTTTGGCTGCATCTTGAAAGTTTGACAAGCCACTTTTCAACGTTCCTATGGCAGAAACTTTTGCATTAATTTGGGTTTCTTGTCGGGTAAAAAGTGCTTCTTTAGGGCTTTTTTCAGCACTAACGAGTACGCTGACAATATTTGAAATATCTAACCCAGAACCAATACCTGTCGCAGTTAATGCCATAATAGCCTCCGTTGAGCCGATTGATTACCTAAAATGCTGACAGCAAAAACCAACTACACACGTTAATATATAAAATTTATGAAAAAAATTAAACCTCAATTGGCATCAATACCCCAGATACCTCACTGAGTTTTTGCGCTAATTGTAATGCTTCTTCACTTGGTATCTGTCTGATAATATCACCAGATTCAATATCTTGTACTTTAATCACTTGTTTGCCTGAATCAACATCGACAGAAAACTTTAATCCTTTTTGCATCATTGCGACCATATCAGTCAATTCTTTGGCAACAACCTCTAGAGACTCATTTGGTTTTTTGCTATCAGTTGATGTTTCTTCTTGCTGTTTTACTGCTTGAATTGATGATTCTCGATTTAATTCTACCTGGCTAACATCAATTTTTTTAGCGCTCAAAGGTACACTATTTAAATCAGATTTTGTCGACTCTGCCCTGGCAATAAAACTCGCACTGCTATTTGTTTGAATTTCCATGTTTCACCTCAACGAATACTCTTTTACCAGTTAATTAATCGCTTTAAATAGATATCTTTGAAACAACAAAGGGAGATCCGCCAGCGAATCTCCCTATTAATGCTTACAAAACTAACTTACATTATAGTAAAGATAATGCGATTTGTGGTAATTGGTTAGCCTGAGCTAACATTGCCGAACCCGT encodes the following:
- the fliF gene encoding flagellar basal-body MS-ring/collar protein FliF — its product is MVGSDAAVDAGIQQENKSGLLSNVGGADMMRQITMILALAVCLALAVFIMMWAQEPEYRPLGKMETAEMIQVLDVLDKNNIKYQISVDVVKVPEDQYQDVKLLLSRAGVESSAKNDDYLSQDSGFGVSQRMEQARLKHSQELNLARAIEELKSISRAKVILALPKENVFARNASKPSATVVVNVRRGGLGQEEVDAIVDIVGSAVQGLEPSRVTVTDSNGRLLNSGSQDGVSARARRELELVQQKEAEYRKKIDSILMPILGPENYTSQVDVSMDFTAIEQTSKRYDPDLPALSSEMTIESKSSGGSVGGIPGALTNQPPMEADIPIEAGGGAAASSKSSDTHREATRNFDYDTTISHTRQQVGQVRRVSVSVAIDFKPGEAGEDGQVSRVARTEQELTNIRRLLEGAVGFSSQRGDALEVVTVPFMDQLLEELPAPDMWEEPWFWRAIKLVLGALVVLVLILTVVRPMLKRLVNPDGVNMPDDVRLGHELAEIEDQYAADTLGMLNTKDAEYSYADDGSILIPNLHKDDDMIKAIRALVANEPELSTQVIKNWLQDNG
- the fliE gene encoding flagellar hook-basal body complex protein FliE, producing the protein MQINANPLLQEMQSLRGEIAPSSRSNMGSGISPNLIQQVNNTSGSDFGQLLSQAVGHVSGLQKSSSSLATRLDMGDSTVTLSDTVIAREKSGVAFEATVQVRNKLVEAYKEIMSMPV
- a CDS encoding sigma-54-dependent transcriptional regulator, whose translation is MSEAKLLLVEDDADLREALLDTLLLAHYECVDVSCAEDAIIALKAQHFDLVISDVQMEGIGGLGLLTYLQQAQPKLPLLLMTAYATIDSAVSAIKLGAVDYLAKPFAPEVLLNQVSRYLPQKQNTNQPIVADEKSLALLGLAQRVAISDASVMILGPSGSGKEVLARYIHHHSSRKDAPFIAINCAAIPENMLEATLFGYEKGAFTGAYQACPGKFEQAQGGTLLLDEISEMELGLQAKLLRVLQEREVERLGSRKTIKLDVRVLATSNRDLKAIINSGEFREDLYYRINVFPLTWPALYQRPADILPLARHLLVKHAKAFNINPIPTLGEVATRRLLAHRWPGNVRELDNVIQRALILSNGGEINGQDIIIDSADVALHTDIDSIEKPFEVEGLGGELQAQEHVIILETLTQCHGSRKLVAEKLGISARTLRYKMAKMRDAGIQLPA
- a CDS encoding sensor histidine kinase; translation: MLIAHAVTQQNSTDFQQTQYLLQQSAVASLRVDTSAEYLHDSKLTRSQFAHVKEAANMSNQMAHILQALPSGVVIINGDGVVTLANPMAAELLGRPLQGLRWFDIINRAFSPQDDDGHEVSLKNGRRVKLAITPLTPEPGQLIVLTDLTETRLLQKNLSHLQRLSALGKMVATLAHQIRTPLSAALLYASNLGNTKLAEPSRTRFQSKLVDRLNELERQVNDMLLMAKGRQDAKADNVAVSDIINIVMANCEVIANKKSCEIFQQCSTDASLYANRDALSSAVNNLVMNSIEAGATKIKICATEAEGNVIIDVIDNGKGLDPQMQQQVLEPFFTTKAQGTGLGLAVVQSVVRNHGGNIQLSCKPQMGCQVRLSFPMSKDSVLNSQSQEGNHV
- a CDS encoding sigma-54 dependent transcriptional regulator; its protein translation is MMQIEQRILIVGTLSERVTRLCCIFEFLGEQCDILTVDALLPLIEESRYRAIVIDSDVVGLDSVKNIAAIAPWQPLLLLGNTAIEASSILGVIEEPINYPQLTELLHFCQVFGQAKKEQAPTSGNQTKLFRSLVGRSQGIANVRHLISQVAGSDATVLVLGQSGTGKEVVARNIHYISERRDGPFIPVNCGAIPPELLESELFGHEKGSFTGAISSRKGRFELAEGGTLFLDEIGDMPLQMQVKLLRVLQERVFERVGGSKTIKTDVRVVAATHRDLETMISENEFREDLYYRLNVFPIEMPALSERRDDVPLLLQELVSRVFNEGRGKVRFTQRAIESLKEHTWSGNVRELSNLVERLTILFPGGLVDVNDLPNKYRYIDVPEYCVEISEEQLERDALASIFNDDEPIELPDTRFPTELPPEGVNLKDLLAELEIDMIRQALELQDNVVARAAEMLGIRRTTLVEKMRKYGMGKE
- the fliS gene encoding flagellar export chaperone FliS — encoded protein: MRSSLQSYRKVSIDSEISVASPHRIIQMMFAGGLERLAQSRYAIENGDMENKGLFIGKAIGIVNGLNNSLNMEAGGEIAGNLSQLYDFILIKVTEANLKNDTQSIDDAVSVLRTLKEGWDAIPQSDHHLTSEAS
- a CDS encoding flagella biosynthesis chaperone for FliD, FliT; amino-acid sequence: MHSKLKLINDTIEDTLNQIDNMPAEDEQSDKLVSLLLECIGERQLYIDSMINDAVDDTFAAYLSEQLLVTNDFVNRASKIMSHRQNLLNLKSTHQRQIKVYQNIDANR
- the fliD gene encoding flagellar filament capping protein FliD, whose amino-acid sequence is MALTATGIGSGLDISNIVSVLVSAEKSPKEALFTRQETQINAKVSAIGTLKSGLSNFQDAAKKLQSGALLNLRTVSTGDSAFFTAKADQYAQPGKYSIKVEQLAASHKVAGANIADPSQAVGQGSLDLSVNGANFSVTVDPADTLSAIASKINNASDNAGITATVVKSDAGSRLVFTANDSGTDNQITMSATDTSGTGLSDMFNGANLEELQTAANSIIYIDGQKLTSQSNTVDDAITGVTLDLTKADIAATSTLSIKQDTDSVKKNIEEFVNAYNTLISSIDKLSSYDAETKTASALQGDSMVRSLESQLRKTVSERVSVDGIESALYELGISTDNKGKLNIDNTRLTDAINNNMSLVEGVFSTENTGLAHKFDDLVQTYTKAGGVIDGRKNSYTEQSSRLTDQRTAFSLKMEQLQARLLKQFNAMDLIVAQLNQQSSGLSDRLNSLPGVVRT
- a CDS encoding flagellar protein FlaG → MEIQTNSSASFIARAESTKSDLNSVPLSAKKIDVSQVELNRESSIQAVKQQEETSTDSKKPNESLEVVAKELTDMVAMMQKGLKFSVDVDSGKQVIKVQDIESGDIIRQIPSEEALQLAQKLSEVSGVLMPIEV